A single Nitrososphaerales archaeon DNA region contains:
- a CDS encoding IS110 family transposase: ISKEDDRVRLLMTIPGIDYITALTIISEIVDVKRFSTPWKLVVYAGLAPSRRDSGERKRRGGITRLGSRWLRYALVEAVNNYKI; this comes from the coding sequence ATATCAAAGGAAGATGATAGGGTAAGACTGCTCATGACGATTCCTGGCATAGACTACATTACAGCTCTTACCATAATATCTGAAATAGTTGATGTGAAGAGGTTCTCTACTCCATGGAAGCTTGTTGTATATGCTGGTCTAGCTCCATCAAGAAGGGACTCTGGTGAAAGGAAGAGGAGAGGAGGAATAACAAGGCTTGGATCTAGATGGCTCAGATATGCCCTTGTTGAAGCTGTTAATAACTATAAGATATGA
- a CDS encoding transposase: MKKNKKSMPTIWHIPDDLWEEFKQVLPPEKKPKTVGRPAKPYRKVLDGILYVLRTGCQWKKVPKKEFASGSVCHARFQEWVKMGVFQKVWQRPLKRYDELKRIGWNWQSVDSATIKAPLGGKRLVLIQLIEAS, encoded by the coding sequence ATGAAGAAAAATAAGAAGAGCATGCCTACAATATGGCATATACCAGACGATCTTTGGGAAGAGTTCAAACAGGTATTACCTCCAGAGAAGAAGCCCAAGACAGTTGGAAGACCAGCCAAACCATACAGGAAGGTGCTGGATGGAATACTGTACGTTCTAAGAACTGGCTGCCAATGGAAGAAGGTGCCGAAGAAAGAGTTTGCTTCTGGTTCAGTATGCCATGCAAGGTTTCAGGAATGGGTGAAGATGGGAGTGTTCCAGAAAGTATGGCAGAGGCCCTTGAAAAGATACGATGAATTGAAGAGGATAGGATGGAACTGGCAGTCCGTTGATAGTGCTACAATCAAGGCACCTTTGGGGGGAAAGCGACTGGTCCTAATCCAACTGATAGAAGCAAGCTAG